The following coding sequences lie in one Sinorhizobium fredii USDA 257 genomic window:
- a CDS encoding urate hydroxylase PuuD yields the protein MYEFAIAWEWLAFAVRWLHVVTAIAWIGSSFYFVALDLGLVKREHLPPGAYGEEWQVHGGGFYHIQKYLVAPAMMPEHLTWFKWESYSTWLSGFAMLCIVYYGGADLFLIDRHVLDISATTAILISLASLGVGWILYDLLCKSPIGKNTWGLMALLYVVLVAMAWGYTQVFTGRAAFLHLGAFTATIMSANVFFIIIPNQKIVVADLIAGKTPDPRLGAQAKQRSLHNNYLTLPVIFFMLSNHYPLAFATPLNWIIAALVFLMGVTIRHWFNTTHARKGKPTWTWLATAILFILIMWLSTAPKILTGDEWTEAAPAFKRFAENAHFPAVKDTIATRCSMCHAAEPVYEGIARAPKGIILESDAEIAALAREIYIQAGRSHAMPPGNITDMTADERTLLTAWFESAVGETR from the coding sequence ATGTACGAATTCGCCATCGCCTGGGAATGGCTGGCCTTTGCCGTCCGCTGGCTGCATGTCGTCACCGCCATCGCCTGGATCGGCTCGTCCTTCTATTTCGTCGCGCTCGACCTAGGCCTGGTGAAGCGCGAGCATCTGCCCCCGGGCGCCTATGGCGAGGAATGGCAGGTGCATGGCGGCGGTTTCTACCATATCCAGAAATATCTGGTGGCGCCGGCCATGATGCCGGAGCATCTCACCTGGTTCAAATGGGAGTCCTATTCGACATGGCTCTCGGGCTTTGCGATGCTCTGCATCGTCTATTACGGCGGCGCCGATCTCTTCCTGATCGACCGGCATGTGCTGGATATCTCCGCCACGACGGCGATCCTGATCTCGCTTGCTTCGCTCGGCGTCGGCTGGATCCTTTATGACCTTCTCTGCAAGTCGCCGATCGGCAAGAACACCTGGGGCCTGATGGCCCTTCTCTATGTCGTGCTGGTCGCGATGGCCTGGGGCTACACACAGGTCTTCACCGGCCGTGCCGCCTTCCTGCATCTCGGCGCCTTCACGGCGACGATCATGTCCGCCAACGTCTTCTTCATCATCATCCCCAACCAGAAGATCGTCGTTGCCGACCTGATCGCCGGGAAGACACCCGATCCGAGGCTCGGCGCCCAGGCCAAGCAGCGTTCGCTGCACAACAACTACCTGACGCTGCCGGTCATCTTCTTCATGCTGTCGAACCATTACCCGCTCGCCTTCGCGACGCCCCTCAACTGGATCATCGCGGCATTGGTGTTCCTGATGGGCGTGACGATCCGCCACTGGTTCAACACGACGCATGCGCGAAAGGGCAAGCCCACCTGGACCTGGCTGGCGACCGCGATCCTCTTCATCCTGATCATGTGGCTGTCGACCGCGCCGAAGATCCTGACCGGGGACGAGTGGACCGAGGCCGCACCGGCTTTCAAGCGCTTTGCCGAGAATGCGCATTTCCCGGCAGTCAAGGACACGATCGCGACCCGCTGCAGCATGTGCCATGCGGCCGAGCCCGTTTATGAGGGCATTGCCCGCGCTCCGAAGGGCATCATACTCGAGAGCGACGCCGAGATTGCCGCCCTGGCCCGCGAAATCTATATCCAGGCGGGGCGCAGCCACGCCATGCCGCCCGGCAACATAACCGACATGACGGCGGACGAACGCACGCTTTTAACG